One Sander vitreus isolate 19-12246 chromosome 23, sanVit1, whole genome shotgun sequence DNA window includes the following coding sequences:
- the slc38a2 gene encoding sodium-coupled neutral amino acid symporter 2 has translation MKQPTEMSHLNISPEEDTSSSNSNEYTTYPDCPRKVPLGGQFSDMDGESQNFLPEHNLGKKKYETEYHQGNASFGMSVFNLGNAIMGSGILGLSYAMANTGIALFVILLMAVAIFSLYSVHLLLKTANEGGALVYEQLGYKAFGMPGKLAASISITMQNIGAMSSYLYIVKYELPIVIESFMGVSTGAWYTNGDYLVLLVTLVIILPLSLLRNLGYLGYTSGLSLLCMVFFLIVVIIKKFQIPCPLPVDISALNITVLNTTLSHLNTTAVDYSEDACTPKYFVFNSQTVYAVPILSFAFVCHPAILPMYEELKDRSRRKMQGVANVSFLAMFIMYLLAALFGYLTFNLNVEPELLHTYSKIYKADVVLLIVRLAVLTAVTLTVPVVLFPIRTSVNHLLCASKEFSWIRHTIITVVLLAGTNALVIFVPTIRDIFGFIGASAAAMLIFILPSAFYIKLVKKESMKSVQKIGATAFLLCGFVVMIGSMSLIILDWIHNASSRPDAHGNGH, from the exons ATGAAACAGCCCACTGAGATGAGCCATCTCAACATCTCTCCCGAAGAAGACACCAGCAGCTCCAACAGCAACGAGTACACCACATACCCGGACTGTCCTAGGAAGGTCCCACTGGGCGG CCAATTCTCTGacatggatggagagagtcaAAACTTCCTCCCCGAACACAACCTGGGCAAGAAGAAGTATGAGACTGAATAT CACCAGGGCAATGCTTCCTTTGGCATGTCCGTCTTCAACCTGGGCAACGCCATCATGGGCAGCGGCATCCTGGGTCTGTCCTACGCCATGGCCAACACTGGCATCGCCCTATTTGT GATTCTCCTAATGGCCGTTGCCATCTTCTCCTTGTATTCTGTCCACTTGCTGCTGAAGACGGCCAACGAAGGAG GTGCACTGGTGTATGAGCAGCTGGGTTACAAAGCCTTCGGGATGCCGGGGAAACTCGCCGCTTCCATCTCCATCACCATGCAGAACATCGGAG CCATGTCAAGCTACCTCTACATCGTTAAATATGAGCTGCCCATCGTCATTGAATCCTTTATGGGAGTCAGCACTGG GGCATGGTACACTAATGGTGACTACCTGGTGCTGCTGGTGACCCTTGTTATTATCCTGCCCCTGTCACTGCTCAGGAACTTGG GTTACCTTGGTTACACCAGTGGTCTGTCCCTGCTCTGTATGGTGTTCTTTTTGATTGTG GTGATCATCAAGAAGTTCCAGATCCCATGCCCTCTCCCTGTGGACATCAGCGCTCTGAACATTACAGTGCTGAACACCACCTTGTCTCACCTGAACACCACCGCCGTGGACTACAGCGAGGACGCTTGCACGCCAAAATACTTTGTCTTCAACTCCCAG ACTGTCTACGCCGTTCCCATCCTATCCTTCGCCTTTGTGTGCCACCCTGCCATCCTGCCCATGTACGAGGAGCTTAAAGA CCGTTCCCGCAGAAAGATGCAGGGCGTTGCCAATGTGTCCTTCCTGGCCATGTTCATCATGTACCTGCTGGCCGCCCTCTTCGGATATCTGACATTCAACT TGAACGTGGAGCCTGAGCTGCTGCACACCTACTCCAAAATCTACAAGGCTGATGTGGTCCTGCTGATCGTCCGTCTGGCTGTGCTGACCGCTGTCACCCTCACCGTCCCCGTGGTGCTCTTCCCT ATTCGTACATCCGTCAACCACCTCCTGTGCGCCTCTAAGGAATTCAGCTGGATCCGCCACACTATCATCACTGTTGTCCTGCTGGCCGGCACCAATGCCCTGGTCATCTTTGTCCCCACCATCAGGGACATTTTTGGCTTCATCG GTGCCTCTGCTGCTGCCATGCTCATCTTCATCCTGCCCTCGGCTTTCTACATCAAACTGGTCAAGAAGGAGTCCATGAAGTCTGTGCAAAAGATTGGG GCCACCGCCTTCCTGCTGTGCGGTTTCGTGGTCATGATCGGCAGCATGAGCCTCATCATCCTGGACTGGATCCACAACGCCTCATCCAGACCGGACGCACACGGCAACGGACACTAA